From Amycolatopsis sp. YIM 10, the proteins below share one genomic window:
- a CDS encoding M20 family metallopeptidase, which yields MLDDLRMIVELETHSYDKAALDAGLDAIRAWAADRLGEPDREVRHRGEIQGDVLELTYRGTADGEVLLLCHYDTVWPTGTLEGWPFTEADGRVSGPGAFDMKLGLVQSVWALRGLRELGLPHPSVKFLFNGDEEIGSPFSRPLIEAASEGTLANLVFEAAVDGKLKTARKGVGLFDVTVTGVEAHAGLDPYKGASAVHALAEVVTQVAAAGSREHGTTVNVGTINGGTGRNVTAGLATCGVDVRVAEPSEMDRIDAVFAGLEVSDPRVTVSVDGEWNRPPMTANPPSAELFARAREVAAEQGWTLEDAAVGGASDGNFVSALGRPVLDGMGAVGGGAHARHEHVVVEHIPQRTALTIGLIAALA from the coding sequence GTGGGCCGCCGACCGGCTCGGCGAACCGGACCGGGAAGTCCGGCACCGCGGCGAGATCCAGGGCGACGTGCTGGAGCTGACCTACCGGGGCACCGCCGACGGGGAAGTCCTGCTGCTGTGCCACTACGACACCGTGTGGCCCACCGGCACGCTCGAAGGCTGGCCGTTCACCGAGGCCGACGGCCGGGTCAGCGGACCGGGCGCGTTCGACATGAAGCTCGGCCTGGTGCAGTCGGTGTGGGCGCTGCGCGGGCTGCGTGAACTCGGCCTGCCGCACCCGTCGGTCAAGTTCCTGTTCAACGGGGACGAGGAGATCGGCAGCCCGTTCTCGCGGCCGCTGATCGAAGCGGCGAGCGAGGGTACGCTGGCGAACCTGGTCTTCGAGGCCGCGGTGGACGGCAAGCTGAAGACCGCGCGCAAGGGCGTCGGCCTGTTCGACGTGACCGTCACCGGCGTCGAGGCGCACGCCGGGCTGGACCCGTACAAGGGCGCGAGCGCGGTGCACGCGCTCGCCGAGGTGGTCACCCAGGTGGCGGCGGCCGGTTCGCGTGAGCACGGGACCACGGTCAACGTCGGCACCATCAACGGCGGCACCGGCCGCAACGTCACCGCGGGCCTGGCCACCTGCGGCGTCGACGTGCGTGTCGCCGAACCGTCCGAAATGGACCGGATCGACGCGGTTTTCGCCGGGCTCGAGGTTTCCGACCCACGCGTGACGGTCTCGGTCGACGGCGAGTGGAACCGCCCGCCGATGACCGCGAACCCGCCGTCGGCCGAGCTTTTCGCTCGGGCGCGGGAAGTGGCCGCCGAACAGGGCTGGACGCTGGAGGACGCCGCGGTGGGCGGGGCCAGCGACGGCAACTTCGTCTCGGCACTGGGACGTCCCGTGCTCGACGGCATGGGCGCGGTCGGCGGCGGCGCCCACGCACGCCACGAACACGTTGTGGTGGAACACATTCCGCAGCGCACCGCGTTGACCATCGGTCTGATCGCCGCCCTCGCGTGA